The segment GTTTTGTTTAggtcttttaaaattaaaccgTCATCGTAATGTCTTGAAAAGTAGTCTGACTTTAAAACTCTGAAGcaataatgaataaaaacgtttaaataaacataaaatgcattaaaaaaccctaaagatttctttaaagaagATAATGTAGATAGAATTAGGTTTAGTTTTGTCGGCTGACAAGGTAAATGAACCAGAATTTAAGCCATTCACGATAGGTGTTCAAACTCTTGGATCTAGCTGACCTAGGACCTCTATTTACTAAAACTTAACTAcactgaaaaatattaagtaaaaCCATTTTTAATCCATAAGGTCGATTGtacgttaaaaaatgaatctagttttaaaagaatctgctttaattttaaaccttaaattgaaaatggattaaaataaACTGCTAAACCCCTGACGAACAGACAAATCCAACGAGAACtgtattttcgaaaatatttagaaattcattaaagttATAGGTTTTAGAACTCCTAGACCTAGGACCtagatttatttaaactttcttaattaaaccaaaatattaaagatgttgaaaagaaatttttacgtTCCACAGGGGCTCCAGAACAGCTTCAAAAAAATCTGGTTCAATTTAAAACCTAGTTGCTGAACTTCTAAGTCTAGGATATCGACCTAGGACCTagaatttctgaaaattcttaattccaccgtttgtaaaaaaaaaacaaattataaaaaggaatttttgggCCCAGGGGCTTCGGAACTTTAGCATCCTTAagtcttatttaaaaaaaaactggttTATGTCTTAACCTTTTTAGGACTATTGGACAAATGGATCGAATTTTATccccaaagaaaatcttctaaaaagCCAGCAGAAACAGTGAAGGAAGGAAAGAAAccttaaagctttttcttaataattttattgcaaaataataacaTTTCTTATAATGAAAACcctaaaatctattaaaaatgcttttttttcaactctttGTTAATACTCAAGAATTTTACAGCAgtgtagaaaattcaatgaagagAAACATTCATAGTTTTTCCAAGCaaaggaaattcttaaaaaaaaaaaaaacatttaattcgtgcaagaaatgtagaaaaataaaggaaaaatcttcaaggaattttttttaaggacctTCAAGGACCTTTTCTTTGTTCTTTCTCTCTGTGCTAAAAGAGACTTTAATATTATATGTACATTAAGAATTAGGAAGAATCGCACAGAGACGCATCAGGAGACGAACAAATGaggatattttttatagaGAGAGGAGAGAGACTACTCCAGTTCTTCCTCATCCAAAGGGACATCATCCTCCTCAACAACAATTCCCGCCACCCCACGCACCCAGAGCTCCGGTTCGGGGCCTTCGCGCCTGATGCGCCTCTTCCGTCGCGGATGATCTTTGGGATATTGCACCATCTGCTGGAAATCAATCTCATACGCATTGCCACAGATGATGGTTGTCATGCTGAGGACGCCTAATTTGTAGTTCACCTCAAGCTCTTCCCGCGTACGAACTTCATATTCCCACCACCCGCCTTCAAAGCGAACCAATAAGTCAGTCGATGCGTGGTCAGGAAGTTTAATGAGCAACAGAGCAACTACTCACCATTTCTGCCTTCGTAGAACCATCGGATTTCACTGCCAGCACTCGTACTGAGATCCTGAACACCCCGCACCAGTTCCGGATGTTCGAGGCATTCAGCTGGGATGTCACGACGACACAGGGCGCATCTGCGATTCTTACTGGCCACCCCCTACGAAGGAATAAATCCCACAAAAAACGTCAAATCTCCCGGAAAGATTTcctcaaacaaaaaaaaatctttccggacTCACCTTGACGCAGAGGAAGCAAAAGATGTGTCCACATGGGAGACGTGTGGGGTGGATGCACGACTGAAGACAAATGGGGCAGTCAATGTTATCCGAAAGGGTAGACTGAGACTGCAGCACTGTTGGCCAGGAAAATCAAGAAAggtttgttttgaaaaaaaaaggaaaattttctcaagagaaaaattcttacatttATCCTTTTCTTCGCCCTCAATTGGCGTGCTCACATCGAGGGATTCCGCCATCGCAACTAAACTTCCTCCTGGGATGCAATTTACAGTTCTCCCAGTCCcgaaagaagaattaaaactGCAAAATTGCCTTTTGTTGGGAAATGGAAACTTTTTGACAACAAACTAATGACATGTGTGCGTGGGAAAGAGATGACTATCTAATTGAAGAAATGGGGAAATCGCACGagaagaaaagagataaatGTAATGTGGGTCAAAGCATTTTTACCCGACTGGAGGAAAAGTTACAATTTTGGGGTTTTCATggatttcaatgattttatcaattttataaaaagaaaatgaaccctttcgcgttttttttatgacatacgtagacccaaacatgaaacatttcattttcccatttttttatgaatttaatgcattttccaaGTTAGgaatgcattaaattcacgCAAAAAGAGACTGAAAAAGACATTCTGATCGTTGTAACTGAAAACAAATTCTTCTGAAAGCATTCACAGAAAGAATAATGTGTTAAAACAGTctatgtttcaatgtttctatgttttattcaattggacgtaaaagggttaaaggacgcatgtttcaatgtttttatgtttcacgttgggcGCGAAGGGTTAAGATTGCATGATTCGTGTCTGCATGAAGCACAGAAACAGCCGATCTTGAATGAATTATGAATTTTGTTAGCCAATAaaacctttttatttattcattctaGAATCTAGAttgcatgtttcaatgtttttatgtttcatgcagacgcgaaagggttaatcctGCGTGAATTTTTTCCTGATTTCaacttaaaatcatttaagttGAAATCCTGTATAcctaaactaaaaaataattttaagacgAATAAGTATTTCCGTTAAAACAatattgaggttatgtctgtaaattaatcaaaatcagaaaattaatttgaaagaaaattgcaacaagTAGCCCAAATGTcccctaattaattttttttccaataaacacatttttttttcaatttatgatcatttttattcaaaatatcaatattttttaaagtatattttcaccatttttatgtttttttctcttaaaatataaaaagtgtTTACCcattgatataattttttttataatttccttGCATAATTTCATTcctatattcatttttttttaattttatttctcatcgTTTTTAAAGTAAAGGATTCGAGaatggaactttttttttaagtaccttcttgttctttttttctttagtttctGCATTCTgcaattcttctttttctgcattcaaattaaaaattttaggggagcattttctttgtttaattttcctttacttgcatttctaatattttcttcattttttatatatttagcAATATAGAGTATctttgatacattttttatatatcatttcctaaaataataaaacaaagtttatctataaaatgaaattaataaaaccactaaattgaaaatgttttgttttccTACGAAATCTCTTCAtcaaaaaattcctccaaaaaatctttttaaatttttattttaaaatttttttacagcTCTATCGAGTTtgatttctttgtttttttatctatACAAATTACAATTCCGCTTGTTAATTTTTGgggggaagaaaaagaaattctttttttttatgaaattttggtttttagaATTGAACTAAATCGATTTGGTcgatttagttaattttttttttttttgaaaatcttccttttttcGCTTGAAATTGCTGCCgagtaaattttaatatttttttgtttgtaaattgcaaaagaatagATAAAATGTAGATTTAGTTcctatttatatatatattttttaaattactacGCTTTATCcatcttctttcttttattaatttctattaaaatctatttatttttcttttaatttcatttagtGTTTTGTGTGTCTGTTTTGTCTGAGAAGAAGTATATGTTGTTGAGGTGGAGGAGGATGGTGTTTGAGAGACAAGGAAGGGAGGGGATGTCGTGTCTTCATGTCTCGTCAGCTGAGGAAGCTGTAGTCGTGGAGTCGGCCTCAGTGTTGTCCGGATGGGATTTTGAGTGTTTCAACTTTTGCAGATAGTGTCTCTGGATGGGCTTGTGGAGGGCCAGCTGCGTGAGTGCCTCATCCACAGAGAACCACTGTCTTTTCCTACCAATCGACCGGCTGTCCTCCCATTCGTCCAGCTCCTTTGTCACCGTGAGAACGAACACCTCTGTCCGGTGCATGTGTTCCCGATTCTacatttttaacactttattaattttcttttcttctattcCCTTCTGGACTTTCCGGAAGTTCCGGaagtcctttaaaaattccctggaaaaaggaaattttaccTCAAAGACGCCAAGACAGCGACCAAGCTGACCAACAACTCCTGCTTCCTCCAGAACTTCACGTTCTGCCGTTGCAGAACTCTCCTCATCTGGCTCAACGCCCCCTCCCGGAACTATCCACAATTCCGGGCGTCGCGATGAGGTCACCAGGAGAACCTGGGAGCAATAATTATTTAACCAACTACACCACAATCTCCCCTAATTTCCCTACAAatccaaaattttatttttatttctttaaaatccgcaaaatgttagaaagtaagctgataaaaaatatttcaataccatgaaaattaataaagatttacTAACTCAACCCCTGTCTTCCCTAACGTATGGAAATGGCACAAATACTTGCAAAAATATCGcgtaaacaatatttttttaaagaatcttctAACCAATACTTATGCAAAAAAAGCCCACAAGAGGAGAATTTTCACggaaatgtaaagaaaatgtttcgaTTAGGGAAATTCCTACCTCAGTTTCAGCTTCTGATCGAACACAGATGCAGGCAGCACGCAGCCGGAAGCCATCCTTGTCGTAAATTCGCACAGAATTCGGCTTCTCCTTCACCATTTCTTCACCCTCCACAGTTAACCCCCCGTAGTTGGTGGTTAGTTAAACACACAAAAGGTGCTTTGCCGTTGATCCCCGCTGCTGGAGCTCCGTTACAGCTGATCCAGTGATCCCCTGAGCTTCCTGCTGGCGATCTGTGGGCTCGTTTTGCTTCACGACACCCCCTGGGACGGTGAGAGTTTGTGAATTTGTGGGCGTCTGCGGTTGCCTGCAACTCGTCCCTTTGCCCAAGATTGTCTGgaaggaagcaaaaaaaaaaaacaaaattacttTGAGGACGATTCCCGGAGAGAGACGAAGATGGTTAGGAGATTCCGGGAAATCACAATGAACACGTATTTTGTCAACaaactttgagaattttaccCCACAACACAAAACAACTGCTGGGCTGGTACGCCCACGACAGGAAGATTTCAAGACAGAGTGTGTGGATGAATCCGGAGGATGCGCAAGAAAGCACTGCCACGTGATAATCCACAGAGTTTCCGGGAAATTCGTGCATCTCCTTGGAAACCTTCCTCGTCTTTAGCACCTCGCCACGTCTTATCACCACATTGGAGCCCACATGAATGGATGTTTTCCACAAATTCCTTATCAAAACATTCAGGGAACCTCCTTTGGGCACAAAATCCACCACACAAACCCCCATCCGGATGAGCTTCCCTCACAAAATCCCCACATTTAGCACAAACATCCGGCGCGAGGATTTACATGGCATCAACAGGGGGGAACAACGGATGTGGGAGTTGGGGAATATTTACCTGTTTTGGCCAGAAAActcgaaaattctttttgttgtgatttaaaattttacatcgCCGCCGGCCGCCGTATTTGACAGCTTGCCCATTAACTAATTggcaagaaggaaaaaaatagatgTTCTACGGAGGTATCCGATGGAATTATACAAGAAATACAAGAAATGtgggaggaatttttttgttgagaaatatggaaaatctttaaaattaaaagaaataacaaaattaaagaaaaaaatttaaatttttaatatgaaatttaaacTAAGAAAGCTAGATTTTGCACTAATAAACTCTGAAgatatgaattaatttgttttaggGGTTGTAGTCGAttcagttaatttaatttatagtttttaaaacaatttaagtcaatttattttagaaaattaagtcAAAACATCTTGGTCTGGAATATTTGaacaatttgtattttatctgggtagagaattttatttcttgagaTCCTTAATTTTAGAAACAACGGATATGAGCATGAAACATCTGTgtcaatgtttcaatgtttcaatgaGGTCAgaaattggataaaaaaaaagaaaagaattaaaatgagaaaaggcGCCTGGTTATTATTTGGTTGATTtggttagaaaatttaatattttcctcattttcctgAATGAAAATACCGGGAAGTCGAAAAAATCGCCCCTTCTATCCAACACTTTTTAAGCTCAAGATATTCTTACGACATGTCGTAAGAACATCCAAAGCGAATGTCAAAGAAATTAGGACACATTTGAGGGGGCGAGTCAAGTTGTTTTGGTTTTTGgcacagagaaaaatttcttctcatccaaaaaggaaaattccccaaaaaacccggaaaattggTGTGAAAAGTGTGTGAATAGTGAAGAGAGGAACTCGGCTGTGGTACGTGGAGCAAGTTGAAAGTAAGAAAATGCATTGGGAGGCGTGAAAATGTGTGTTACGAGTCTTTGTTTGAAGCAAAAAATGGCACTTTACTACGTCATCTCATTTTTACAAGGAAAAAGATCATTTTGcatggaatttatttcattctatTTGGGGCAATTTGGTTGTGGAAATTAGGGGGGCACCATAAAGGATATCACGCGCCCCGTGAATTGCTGCGCCAATTAATTGCGTGTATGtggcaacttttttttggccaCAAATCTTTGGCTCCGCAGATGGTGACTGAAAGTTGGGCCGTGAAGAAGGTTTTTcaattatggaaaaattcccACTGAGGGGCGGACGCTCAGCAACTTCTTCCGCAGCATCTGGACACAACTACCAGGCAGTCACGAAAAAGGTGATTAATTTCCACATTTCTCGTTTGCCCGTGATTTTCTTGGGAATACTTTTTCGGTTATCAACGCCCTGATAGTGAACTTTCCGCCCTTTTTTTCACCCAACCATCTCATGCATTTCCTGCTCTGCAAAGACAAGGCAGATGGGCTCTCTTGGGCAGCTTGCATTCCTTGCAAATCCAACACGCGTGAAAGTTTGTGCAAAAATGAAAGAGTTTGCGCCGTACGCTGCCACGGCGATCGATTTTCCTTCCGCCCCCGCCTGGAAAGCCCACTAAATCCTTCCCACGCTGCTTCCACCCCCTTTGCAAGAAATTTGCAGACCACGTCCTACAACTTTTTTGGCAATATATTTCTTCCTCCATCTGCTCCCTCAGGAGGACCTCGAGATACTCCTCCTCGTAAATCTCTTTTCCTCCTGCCAGCTTCTCTTAAACTTTTCCATGGAATTTCTGGGAAAATGTTGCATCATTCCGATTAAAAGGAATTCCCTCCCCCTTTGTGCttgtattttgtaaataattcacAGCACATGGCACCAATTCATTCTTTCCACACCACAAAAAGTTATCAAATAACCtgttgatgaaaattatgAGTCAGTGTTTTGCTTTTGAGGCCTCCGCAactttattattctttatttaaactcataagaaatgcatttaaatattaatgcgAAGGGGAAGTGTCTCAGAAATTGAAGGATCTCTGAGGGATCCTTCTTCAGGAGGATCAGCAGGAGTTTGTTTACCTTGTCGTACGAT is part of the Lutzomyia longipalpis isolate SR_M1_2022 chromosome 3, ASM2433408v1 genome and harbors:
- the LOC129793627 gene encoding E3 ubiquitin-protein ligase rnf146-like isoform X2, whose translation is MAESLDVSTPIEGEEKDKLLQSQSTLSDNIDCPICLQSCIHPTRLPCGHIFCFLCVKGVASKNRRCALCRRDIPAECLEHPELVRGVQDLSTSAGSEIRWFYEGRNGGWWEYEVRTREELEVNYKLGVLSMTTIICGNAYEIDFQQMVQYPKDHPRRKRRIRREGPEPELWVRGVAGIVVEEDDVPLDEEELE
- the LOC129793631 gene encoding diphosphoinositol polyphosphate phosphohydrolase 2 produces the protein MVKEKPNSVRIYDKDGFRLRAACICVRSEAETEVLLVTSSRRPELWIVPGGGVEPDEESSATAEREVLEEAGVVGQLGRCLGVFENREHMHRTEVFVLTVTKELDEWEDSRSIGRKRQWFSVDEALTQLALHKPIQRHYLQKLKHSKSHPDNTEADSTTTASSADET